One window of the Deltaproteobacteria bacterium genome contains the following:
- a CDS encoding ABC transporter substrate-binding protein: MIRRIALFIFFAAGVAHGQELHKLIVPFSPIGGGTVPFWIAVEEKLFQKYGLEVTPLFVGGSSTIVQAMAAKQYDIGLIGGGGVVLNRFAGGDLITIGAHGGVMTTDGYAKPEIKTPADIKGKTIAVSRFGTTTHFAALMMLRLAGLRPNDALFIQTGGNAEALAALLGKKVDCAILGYPANQLALQAGFKQLSQLGKSEYGLFPNVAIGSRESWLKGAKTRELAVNFLRAFSEGLALAKKDGAASKKVMRKYARVNDEAILQASFEFYREQFPPTLRVDERSYANLLRYLDHPKAKSSDAKEFFDNSLIDEILR, from the coding sequence ATGATCCGGCGAATCGCACTTTTTATTTTCTTCGCCGCCGGCGTAGCCCATGGCCAGGAGCTGCACAAGCTGATCGTGCCGTTTTCTCCCATCGGCGGCGGTACCGTGCCGTTCTGGATCGCTGTTGAAGAAAAGTTGTTTCAAAAATACGGCCTGGAAGTGACGCCGCTGTTTGTCGGCGGTTCCAGCACCATCGTCCAAGCGATGGCGGCCAAGCAATACGACATCGGCCTGATCGGCGGCGGCGGTGTCGTGCTCAATCGTTTCGCCGGCGGCGATTTGATCACCATCGGTGCCCATGGCGGCGTCATGACCACCGACGGCTACGCCAAACCTGAGATCAAAACGCCGGCCGATATCAAAGGCAAGACCATCGCGGTCAGCCGCTTCGGCACGACAACGCACTTTGCCGCCTTGATGATGCTGAGATTGGCCGGGCTGCGGCCCAATGACGCGCTGTTTATTCAAACCGGCGGCAATGCCGAAGCGCTGGCCGCGTTGCTTGGCAAGAAAGTCGACTGCGCCATTTTGGGCTATCCGGCAAATCAACTCGCTTTACAGGCCGGCTTCAAGCAGCTCAGCCAATTAGGCAAAAGCGAATACGGATTATTTCCTAACGTCGCCATCGGTAGCCGCGAGTCGTGGTTGAAGGGCGCCAAAACTCGCGAGCTGGCGGTAAATTTCCTGCGCGCTTTCAGCGAGGGATTGGCATTGGCAAAAAAAGACGGCGCAGCGAGCAAGAAAGTCATGCGCAAGTATGCCCGCGTCAATGACGAGGCGATCCTCCAAGCGTCCTTCGAGTTTTACCGCGAACAGTTTCCACCAACCCTGCGCGTCGACGAACGTAGCTACGCCAACCTGCTGCGTTACCTCGACCATCCCAAAGCCAAGAGCTCTGACGCCAAGGAGTTCTTCGACAATTCTTTGATCGACGAGATCCTGCGCTAA